Part of the Penicillium digitatum chromosome 4, complete sequence genome is shown below.
TCGGAGTCGACTTTACCGCTCGCCTCGTTTGTCCAGAAAGGTTGGTCCTGAGGGGCTGTATCCTCATCCGCTGCGGCCGGATCTGGGTAGGCCTCGTTGGTGGATGCGAAGGCCTCCATAGGAACTGATGAATCGGCATTCTCAGATTCAACATTTATCGAGCGAGACAAAAGATCAGCTTGCTCAATTTCGGTCGTAGCGATGACCTTTTCAGTGTAGTTGAAGATGTCAGCACTCTTCTCGTCAAATGTCGCACCCGTAAATGCTGTTTCCTCGGGTGATGGACGCACAGCTTCTTCGACGAACTTTGGCTCCTCCCTATCCTGGATTAGATTAGGTGTTGAGGCAAACTCTGAGAAATTATGGGAAATTTTGCTATGAGGGGTAGCCTCTTCGGTGGGGGGCGGTGCATTTCCAAGGTCCTTCTCGAAAGTGGCCGACGGATCCTCGGAATCAGTGTTCCCCTCGTCTGTTTGTAGAGAAGCTTTTTCACTGGGAGTGGACTGAGGGCTAAATTCATGTTTGAGAGTGTCCAACATGGGTTCAGGTGCCATGGTTCGCTCCTCCCCCGAAGGAGTCGCATCTCGCACAAATGTCGGCTCCAAATATTCTTGTTCAGGTGCGACAGTGGGAACGAAAATATCAAAGGTTTCGGTTTGCACGGGGGCCGACCCTTCAACAGTGGTGAAACCCCCATTACTAGCCTCTGCACCGGATTGGACTGAAGGTGCTTGGGTCTGAACAGGCTGCGCGGGTTGCGTTTCCGGTGGGGTCGGGCTTAAGACGGTATCTGCATTCTCGATAGATGGCGCTATTTTTGTATGAATCGCTTCAACAGTCCGATCGGGGGTTTGACTCTTCTTCTCGATGGAATCAGTGTCTAGGTACACAACCTGGTCTATCACTGGTGATGCATTGTTCACTAGCACGTCCAAGCTCGTGTGTTGAGGCTGAATCGCGTCTACCTCATCTGAAATATCCCAGGCAGAGAAGTCCTCACTCTGCGGGGACACAATATCTTCTAAGGACTCGTCCTTTGGCTCGTCCGCCGCAATCAGATCCGACAAACCACCCTGGATCAAGCTCATCGTAGCAGAAGAGTTATTGTTCTCAGGCCGTAATGCTGGATTCCATGACTCCGAATTATTGTCGGTCGCTTGGTGCGCCATATGTGCAAAGTTGGTCTCGATTTCCAACGTGACTGGAGATGGGGGGTGCAGTCCGGGGTGACCAACCTGACACGTCTCCAATGACGCCTCAGGAGACCAACAATCGTGAAGGAAAACGTGGGTCAAAGGTGTCAACTTAAGAATCCATTAAACGGTGTAGATATAAAAGCGACCAAAAATAATTCAACGAAATCAATCGATCATGAATGCATCAGCTgttggcaaaaaaaaaaaaaacaagcaGTCGGAGTGTACTGGGATATTGCGACAGCGACGGGCGATCTCCGCCTATGATTCCCCCGAGGGCCAAATGAGCGCGCTGAGTCATCAGAATGTCCTGAAGAGGAACAACACAAGCCCATGATTCGGAGCAACTGATAGTCCGGCTGCCTTATGCACAACCTTAAAAGTGCATTATTACGTCAGCCAGCTATCACTGCAAGTTATGCACTCATGTGACTGCGTGGCTCCGACAGGCAGTCATCGACCGTCCTTTGATGAGATTCAAAAGCGGTGCTCCATTTTATACATTTCACTGTTCTATATGATCGTGGCGCTGATCGCACTTTACCCAACGAAaaacttgattttttttttttcgacaCTGGCAGCATCTCTCCCCTCTTTCATTATGCTGCACATGCACCGCACATGACAACATATACTTGAGATGAACCTCCCTTTGATGCAAGGCCTCAAAGCACTACCTTCCATGAAGCTAGCAGTCGACTTGACTTGAACCCTACTATATTTCCCATAATGCCTTCCTCGTCCGAATACCTGCACCCCCTAGACCACCCCGATGCGCCAGACGCCTTCTCAGACTCGGACGACGACCTGGATCTAGAAGAGTTAGATCCCAGCACAACATCTCCTCAGCAGCCTAGTGAGTCTCGGGACTATACTGGTCGCAAAAGAAGCTATGGGCCGGGTATCGCGCTGCGCAACCTGCGCGTCGGAGCGGCAAGTCGATGGAGACGCAGCGCGTCTGGACGTGCAGACTTGGAGGATGATACCGAGGCGCTTTTAGAAAATGGAGATGACCAGCCCTTGCGGGACTCACATGCAAGCTCCCGAAACctagaagatgatgatgcaCCTCTTCTTAATCGCAGAGCCTTGACTCGCGATTTCAACGAGGAGCCTCCCAAGAAAGGCAGCCGCTTGCGCCTCCCAGTATTCAAGACTCCAGCATTCCTACAGGCTACATCGATTCGATTTGACTCAAATGGCAATGACCCTGAGGACCAACCTCCCCGTGAAGTACTTGTCGGGCAGTATCAAGCTGCCAAGTACCCGGCCAATGTGGTCTCAAACGCAAAATACACACCCTGGAGTTTCCTACCGAGAACACTCTACAACGAattctccttctttttcaacaTATACTTCCTTTTGGTGGCCTTATCACAGGTCATCCCGGTGCTACGGATTGGTTATATGTCGTCGTACATTGCGCCTTTGGCCTTTGTGGTTTCAATATCATTGGGAAAGGAAGCGCTTGATGATATTGGTCGTCGGCGACGAGATTCCGAAGCCAATGCAGAAGAATACTGCACTATAGCATTAGGAAGATCTAACGCAAGAGAGGTCACAAAAAAGTCGCGGGACTTGAAAGTTGGTGATGTGCTCAAAGTTCGCAAGAACCAACGCCTTCCTGCCGATGTAGTGATTCTGAAGAGCATTTCAAATGATTCCGGTACCCCTCGCCATTCATTAACTGAAGAACCTGCCCATGGGCCATCTTCCGACTTGCTCGAACCACGTCAGAGATCATCCGAACCCACAACCGACACCACGTCAAAGAATGGTCAAATTGTTGAAAATTCACCTGCCGGTGATACTTTCATCCGGACTGATCAACTGGATGGCGAGACTGACTGGAAGCTTCGTCTTCCTTCGATGATGTCTCAATCGCTCCCCCTGAGCGATTTAGGTCGGCTGCAAATCACTGCTAGCGCACCTGACAAGAGAGTCAACGAATTTGTGGGGACTATAAAGCTGGGACCACCCACTAGATTATATGATGCTCATGTCGACAAATCGTCCGGGCCCACAAACAACGAAGGAACGCCTGGGCCTGTGGATAACCATTCAGCTCCCTTGACAATCGACAATACTGCCTGGGCCAACACTGTTCTTGCGTCTAATACCATCACCTACGCCGTCATCATCTATACTGGATCTCAAACCCGGGCTTCGCTTTCAACGTCTGCTTCCCGGTCGAAGATCGGCCTTTTAGAACTCGAGATCAACAACCTTACCAAAATTCTCTGCGTCCTCACAGTTACTCTCTCGATCATCCTTGTCGGCTTGGAAAGATTCCAACCAACCAATGACAAGAAATGGTACGTTGCGATCATGATCTATCTCATTCTCTTCTCCACGATCATTCCCATGAGTCTGCGAGTCAATCTGGACATGGCGAAGTCGATTTACGGACGGTTCATTGAACGAGACAAAGACATTCCAGGAACGGTCGTCCGCACCAGTACAATTCCAGAAGATCTGGGAAGAATCGAATATTTACTTTCAGATAAGACGGGAACGTTGACCCAAAATGAGATGGAGCTCAAAAAAATACACGTTGGCACGGTATCATACGCCAATGAGGCAATGGACGAAGTTGCCTCGTTTATTCGTCAAGCTTTTGCGTTTTCGGGCAATACCCTAATCACCCCTTCAACTGTCTTTGGAACTCAGGCTGGCCATGCCACAGCGCCACGGATAAGAAGAGAGATTGGTTCCCGCGTCCGGGATATCATTTTAGCGCTTGCTCTCTGCCATAACGTCACACCGACTAcggaggaggaagacggcCGGAAGGTGACGAGCTACCAAGCGTCGTCACCTGATGAAATTGCCATTATCCGATATACCGAAGAAGTTGGATTAAAACTAGCATATCGAGACAGACAAAATATTGTCCTGGAATCCACCGACTCCAAGCAGGTTGTGGTTCGAGCTCGAATTCTCGATATCTTCCCATTCACATCCGACTCCAAGCGAATGGGGATTATCGTCCAATTCCAGCACGATGAAAACATACTTGAATCCGGCAAAGATGATGGTGAAATTTGGTTCTATCAGAAGGGTGCAGACACTGTCATGACAACCATTGTTGCAGCGAATGACTGGCTTGACGAGGAGACTAACAACATGGCTCGGGAAGGGTTGCGAACTCTCGTGGTTGGACGCAAACGAATCTCCGCACAGCAATACCAGGAATTCTCTACCAAACACAAACAAGCGTCACTGTCTTTTCAGGGGCGAGATGCAGGGATGGCCAAGGTTGTGAGCGAATACCTCGAACAAAATTTAGAGCTTTCCGGTGTGACCGGTGTGGAAGATCGGCTGCAGCGCGACGTCAAATCCTCTCTCGAGCTGTTACGCAATGCTGGTGTTAAGATCTGGATGCTGACGGGAGACAAAGTGGAGACTGCGCGTTGTGTCGCGATTTCGGCCAAATTAGTCTCCCGGGGCCAATACATTCACACAGTCACCAAAGTCACAGACAGGTCGACTGCCCAAGAAGCTCTTGACTTCTTGCGCAACAAGACTGATTGCTGCCTGCTGATTGATGGCGAGTCCTTGAACCTCATGCTCGGCCAATTCAGAACAGCTTTCATCTCTGTCGCAGTGCTATTACCCGCCGTGGTCGCATGCCGATGCTCCCCCACTCAGAAAGCTGAGATTGCGGACCTGATTCGCCAATGCACAAAGAAACGCGTTTGTTGCATTGGAGATGGCGGCAACGATGTCTCGATGATTCAAGCGGCCGATGTTGGAATTGGTATCGTGGGCAAGGAAGGCCGCCAAGCATCTTTAGCCGCTGATTTCAGTATTACTCAGTTCCACCACATCACCAAGCTTCTAGTCTGGCATGGCCGCAACTCATACAAGCGGTCTGCTAAACTGGCACAGTTCATCATGCACCGTGGGTTGATCATCAGTGTTTGCCAGACTATGTACAGCATCGCCAGCCACTTCGATCCcaagggcttgttcatcAACTGGCTCATGGTCGGCTATGCAACTGTCTACACCAACGCACCGGTCTTCTCTCTTGCCCTTGATCGGGATGTCGACGAGCGTCTCGCCAATCTCTACCCAGAGCTTTACAAAGAGCTCAAGACAGGGAAGAGTCTAAGCTACCGCTCGTTTTTCGGTTGGGTCCTCATTTCTATCTATCAGGGTGCAGTAATCCAGGGTTTGTCTCAGATATTGTTGGATACCATCTCAGGACCGCGCCTCATTAGTCTCTCATTTACCGCCCTCGTCCTCAACGAGCTTGGTATGGTCGCCACTTCAATCACAACCTGGCACCCGGTTATGATCTTCTGTCTGATTGGTACACTGCTTGTATACGTAGGCAGTGTTCCCTTCCTGGGGGATTACTTCGACCTTGGTTACGTGATCACTCTTGACTGGCTGTGGCGAGTTTTGGCTGTACTAGCTGTGTCTCTGGTTCCGGTCTGGGCTGGAAAAATGATCAAACAGTCGTGGCACCCGCCAAGTTACCGAAAGGTCCGTGGATAGATTTGGTACTACTCATGGCTTCGGTGTACCATGGTCACTCTCTCGCTTGGATTCtccatctctctcttctttcatCGCCCCAACTACCACCGATCTGGTATCATGTGGCTCTCTGTACATCAATCTTAAGCATGTTGTCTTGTTGAGCGTATCTAGCATCGGGCTACTCCCATATTATTAAAATAGCCATTCACTTCTGCTCCTTCTTAGGACCATTTAGGTACTACTTGGTGTCGATTTCACGTAGTGTTGAGAACGTCTCTATCAATCCTTCCGTGATGATATATGTCTGCACGTATTATAATGGACTTCCAATTCTACACATAATACAGGGGTGTGGACTATTATCATGATGTCAGATTTTGAAAATCTCTCCTCTATCAGTTGTTAGGTGAAGGTCTTTCAAGTTGTACTAGTAAGATATATGCTATTCTATATTGTAGTGGATGCTAACCTTGGAAGGCGGATCCCCGGGCCATCCAATGACGTTTCGCACAATCGATAAGCAGTCACATGACCGTCCTACTCGGGTAGGCGGTCAATTCATAtcgaatcttttttttttcttcgggGTCAAACATCTGCTGCATAGACTCTAGAACCATCCACTTTTTCGGTTGCCAATAACTCGTTCATAATGTCCGACGAAATTGTCTGGCAGGTTATCAACCAGCAATTCTGCTCCTACAAACTGAAGTGAGTCTTGGTCTTCACTTGCCAGCTATTTAGTCCGCAGAATCTTCATCTCCATTCTACATTGACTGAAAAACAAGAATCTTCCACTAACCATTTCAACCTTGTCTGTAGGACGACCAAAGATCAAAACTTCTGCCGCAATGAATACAACGTCAGCGGTCTGTGCAATCGCCAGTCCTGCCCACTGGCCAACTCGCGATATGCGACGGTGCGAAGCGATCCCGAAACGGGCGTTATGTACCTATACATGAAGACCGTCGAACGAGCCCACATGCCCAGCAAATGGTGGGAGCGAGTGCGCCTATCTTCCAACTATGCCAAGGCTCTTGAACAAGTCGATGAGCGTCTTATCTACTGGCCCAAGTTCTTGACCCACAAGTGCAAGCAGCGTCTTACCCGCCTCACGCAGGTCAGCATCCGCATGAAGAACATTGCTAAGGAGGACGAGCGTCTTGGGGAGAAGGTTGTGCCCAAGCTGGCGCCAAAGGTCCGCCGTCGTGAGGAGACTCGTGAGCGGAAGGCCGAGTCTGCGGCTAAAGTCGAGAGAGCCATTGAGCGTGAGCTTATTGAGCGTCTGCGCAGCGGCGCTTATGGTGATCGGCCACTCAATGTCGAGGAGGGTATCTGGAAGAAGGTCCTCCGTGGACTTGAGCGGGCTGGTGACGGCGAGCGTGATGTGGATATGGATGATGGTGAGGAgcttgaggaggaggaagagggtgTTGGTGAGGTCGAGTACGTCAGCGATCtcgatgaggaggaggacctCGAGGATATGGAAGACTGGCTGGGTGTCGACTCAGCCGACTCCAGCGACTACGATGACGATGAGAGTGATGATTATGACAGcgaggacgatgaggaggctagcgaggatgagaagaagcccAAGCCCAGTGCTAAGAGGAAGCACGTTGCTCCCCAATCGAAGCCTCGCAAGAAGGGACCTCGCATCGAGATCGAATACGAGACCGAGGGTGCTGGCAAGGACCAGATCATGGCATGATTTTGTTGATGTTAGGGGATTTGGGAAAAGTTTACCTGATCTTGCATGGGCGTTTGGGCTGTCAATTCTTTTGTTCTATATCTTATTCTGTGCTAGTGGTCGGGCATCATACCCTGCTGTATTGCATCCACTACAACTCACGATCCTAGATCTTCCAATGTCTATCTTATCTTCGACTGTACCGCTCGATGGCCCTTTTACTCCTGAGATGTCTGAATATAATTTAATTAAGACAAGACCTGACCGCTGCTTTGTTTAGGTGAAACACGTGATCACGTGGCCCGATGAATGCCCTCCGCTGTTGTTTCCTTTCATTCATCTTTAACCACTTGAAAGACTTCACCTCACCCCAGGAGCCGGTTCTTCTGTTAATACCCCAATTAATAATCCAATGCAATTATCTTCATCTCTTGTCTAACCTTTTGACCCTAATCTCTTGCATTGGGCCATCGCGAGTAAACCTCCAGCTCCGCACCAAGCACCCCGCATCGAAGCTGCCATTCTGCAGACCACGCTTTACTCAACCACGATACTCGGCTGCCACAAGATGAGTTCATATTTCACATCGCTGGCTAGCTCTTCGGCCATCTCTGGCCTGGGCTCGCGGCTCACCAGCCTTCGCCGTGCCATTACCCTAGGCGACGAGGGAGACGACCCCGACAATGAAGATTGCTCCCACATTTCCAACGCCCTTCGCGCCTATTACATCGAAAACGGCCGCCAATTTCCATTATGGCTCCCCCAAGACCCCAAGGGTCCAGCTCCGTCCCCCTCCCGCCAGATTGCGACTTCACAGCTACCCTCCGGCGGCTACAACCAAGGTTCCGCCAACTCCAGCCGGAGCGGCGGTCTAGGTGATCTATGGGGAGATTCGCCCTCATCCCAAGGATCGGCCCCACAGACAGCTAGTCTTCGTCGCGGGCGTGGTGGCACAGCACCACCGCTCGGCTCGGCCAACAGCGCACCTCCGGGTGCCCTCCCACTTTCTCAGTCCCATTCGCCTGCTGGATCGGGCTCCCATAGTCCAGCTGGAGCGCGGCCATTGCCCAGCCAGCGCGTTGGGTCGACTCAGTCTGCCCAGAGTCGTCCTAATCTCGACCGTGTTGGATCGGGTGGTGGCTCAGCTCAGGACCGACTGCGAGCCAGATTACAGGGAGGAAGATCCCCTAGTCCCAATGTTGACCCCAGTGCTCGGAAGCCTATTGGATTGTCTGGAAGACGGTGAGATTGAGGCTTGCATTGCATGGCAGAGAGCATGGCGTAGGGAGTTGTTTCATTTCCAATGTTTATCGACAACATATCTATAGGACAAATTTAATCTAATGATGGTTAGTTAATTCCTAGCTGTGTATCTAAGATGTGATAGCCGGATATAAGCGAGAATTCACGCGGACCCATTCATAGATTTGACCTTTTTCATCACACTTTAGGGATATCAGACCGAATCCCTTAGCCCCTTGTGGATACAACCGAGCATTGCTTAGCGGCAGCCACCAAAGCCAAGTAAACAGTTAGCGAATAACCATCTCAGCTTATGCTGGGGAAAATTCCGACGGGGACCCCAACCCTAGTTGCATGCCGCTAGCGTCCTGTCCCGGATAATGTCCGAGACATACATGTGACATGGCACTCTTTTGCTGCATTGAGTGTCTTGTCTTCTTACGCAGGATTTTCCCCAACACAACCCGGGCTGTGATATATGCCGATACAATGACAGACCGGGATGATTCCAGAAGTACTTGTGGACGATGCCACACCAGACCGTCGATCTGAGGTTTAAATTCTACGCGTTGGCTGCTGTGTTCCCTAGAACGGACGACATAGGCGTGGATGGCCCACGATTCGTCGAGAGTCCCGAAATGAATTCCCCATGTTCCTCCAGATTCCAATCCCTGCTGTACACCTGCTGTACGCTGCATATTCTCAGTTTGGTCCTACTTTTGCTACCCGATTAGACCCCGTCTTGGGttttcatcttctcctcAACCTGATCTCCCTGGACGGGCCTGGTCCCCCACGTCTCTCCACACATGGGAAAGTACTAAGTGTATATACTTCAGGGCCTTCGTCACGATTCGGCCATTCTCTGCGACATAGTGCATCTCCCagctgttttttttttttttgcctcccATTTTTTTTCGAACGCCCACCAAACCTTCGTCGGGATCGTCGGGATCGTCGGGATCGCCGTGATTGCAAAATGGACGGCCTTTAGTAGTCTTGCGTTTCCTCCTTGGCTCTGCCAGCTGGTGTCCTCGCTTCTTCCATATATTACTATTCATCCTCTATATACACTGTTCTCCCTGCCCTAGCAGAGCCTGAAGTGATAGTTCCACTCCACTGTCATACTTTACATACTTTAGTAGACTCTCCACACGAACCATCTCTTGAAAGAAGGTCCTCATTCATCATGGCCAGCCTCAAATATGTCGAGGCGCCTACAAACAAGCACAAAGAAGACAAGGGCGCCATCGCCTTCAAGATGGACGACGTGGTGGACCAAAAGCCCCAAGATGAGAGGAGCGAAGCCACCATGGACGTCGAACTGCAGCAGTTTGGAGAGCAGTTGTCCGGTCTGGCAAATTCCCGCTTTGTTATGAATCTGTTCAATCCTATTAGGTTTACCTATGTCCTTGTTGCTTTCACATCCATGGGAGGTGTACTGTCTGGAATTGACCAGTCACTTATCAATGGTGCAAACCTCTACCTCCCTATTGACCCGGGTCTGTCCTCGGCAGACAACAGTCTCGTCAACGCCGGTATACCGCTTGGAGCCATTGCCGGTGCTCTTATTCTTTCTCCAGCAAAGGACTACCTCGGTCGTCGTATGACCTTGTGATGAATTGATCTTTGTATGTCGTTATCCACCCCATTCTGTATCTTCCGAGTCATGCTTTTCTATTCTCATCTTACGGGAGCTTTTGTTTGAACAGCTATGATGCAGTTTATACAGGAGAATTTCTCTTACACTACATGGAAATGCTGTATGTGGTCGCGCCATCAATTTACATAATTCCATCGCACGTTTGGATACCTCTTGGGAGGTTGCAAGGGAACAGGCTCGCTCCCTCAAGCTGTTTCCGGCTAGTTTGGATTCTAGCTGCAGCGCAAGTTTGCTACTTTCAAGAGGGCTTGATGTCTTCTGCTTGTCTCTCCTcaagtgtttttttttttctttcttgtggCTTCCAGCTTTCATTCTCTGTTCTTCGTGCTCCAACTCTTTGTTCTCTATTTGTCTATTCTCTTCTACAACTTCTCCATGATCTTCCCGGTGTCTTGTCCGTGGATTCTTCAATCTTTTCTCCCAACTGGGGTTTCTCTTATTTGGGAGTTGTTCAATCGAGACCCCAACCGCGGAAGAGCTCGACAAGATATCACACCATCTACCACTCTTAAGAGCCTTTGATGCATCGCTCAAGACTCGTATGCTATTTTTTCCCTCGAAACCCTCACTTCTTAGATTAAAGCTGACGTAGATATAGGGGTGAAAGAGCCGTGGAACTTGGGGACTGCATTTGAGGAGCTAGTTAAGCAAGATACTATGGTTTGGAAGGGTTTGGGAGTAGATCGATCCCCTCATTTCGTTCATCCCAGCGGCTCCATCAGCTCACCCCTTGCCATCCATCTTTTCAATCCAACCTTTTTCGTCGCAGATTCACAAAGCATGGTGACTGATGACCTCACAAACCCGACAATTCGCTTATTAAATGAATGTGGTCTATCATCTGGCCACTGCTTTATGTTCGATGAAATTTGTCGCCGAGAACGGACTGATGATTGTCTTCTTTTCTACACGGAGGATCTACGGCACCCCCATCGACACTTCATTCGAAAGGTCCGAAATAATATGGCCGCAGTTGTGGAAATCTGTTTCGGAGAGGAAGTTTTCAAAGAACTACAAAAAACTGCTCGTCTGGCTCGTTTGCCTCTAGGGGGAACCTTTCAGTCTGTAAGACTTTGGCTCGAGCTCGGTGAGCCGAATTCAAATTCTATGAAGAGGTTCATCATTCAAGCCTATCACCCTCAAGTTTTCTCTCGGCCTGGACGTTTCAATAAGGCTAGTTCTGAGTTTTTTGCGACCTATGGAAGACCACAGGATTTGGCGATTTTGATGGCTACCCAGCTTGCTGGACTACAGCATCATATCCAGATTAAGCCCGGGTTTTTTGAATTTCAGTTTGTCCGAGGCCAATATTCTCGGTTAAGTGCCAGGCAGAACATGGAGAGGCAAGAGCATTTACGAGAGGCTCTGAATGCCTTCCAGGTGGCATTTCCGAAAAGGTTCAAGGAGTTCAAGCTCAAACAATCTcgcagaagagaagaggaggaacTATTAAGAGGACTCGGAGATATCTCCTCTAGATCTCTTGTGCCTATGTACACCCATCCCAATGGTCCCATTTCTGAGCAAGAACAGGTGAGTAGTGTTCTCCGAGCTTCAAAGCTTTGGTCTAATCAGTCAGTAGATTTTCCGCTTGAATGCGAGAAACAACGAATTGCAATCTGTCATCGCATCATTTGAAAGAGTTGTCAAGGATATGGATCCTTTTCAAAATGAAACGAGCGATGATTACGTCGAGTCTGAGATTTTCGACTTTGGGGACATTCCGACTCCACTTGGCTTATGGCTCCGGTCCCAAGACGGACTTAAAATTCATGGCGTACCAATAACAAATCGAGAGACTTTGGATGTGgcattttcccttcttgatAAGGGCCGCAGATCCCACCCAAATCAATTCTCGACTGAATATCTCGCCTATATGGTCGGAATCATGTACATTCGCAAAATCACCAGAACTGAGTCCGGATTCAAGAAATTTCAAGCGATTCCCGGGGAGCCAGGCAAATTGATTCATCGGAAATGTAGGGCTTGTCAAAGGCCAGTTCTGGACGACGCGTTCCCTTTCTTTGTTGCGGAATTGCCAAGTTGTTACCTGATCGAAGTTGTTCGAAGTGCTCAAAATGGTGGCAATGGCTGTGGGCAGAATGGCTGCAAAGGCAAGCCAGGTCTCGTCCCG
Proteins encoded:
- a CDS encoding Phospholipid-translocating P-type ATPase, putative, which translates into the protein MPSSSEYLHPLDHPDAPDAFSDSDDDLDLEELDPSTTSPQQPSESRDYTGRKRSYGPGIALRNLRVGAASRWRRSASGRADLEDDTEALLENGDDQPLRDSHASSRNLEDDDAPLLNRRALTRDFNEEPPKKGSRLRLPVFKTPAFLQATSIRFDSNGNDPEDQPPREVLVGQYQAAKYPANVVSNAKYTPWSFLPRTLYNEFSFFFNIYFLLVALSQVIPVLRIGYMSSYIAPLAFVVSISLGKEALDDIGRRRRDSEANAEEYCTIALGRSNAREVTKKSRDLKVGDVLKVRKNQRLPADVVILKSISNDSGTPRHSLTEEPAHGPSSDLLEPRQRSSEPTTDTTSKNGQIVENSPAGDTFIRTDQLDGETDWKLRLPSMMSQSLPLSDLGRLQITASAPDKRVNEFVGTIKLGPPTRLYDAHVDKSSGPTNNEGTPGPVDNHSAPLTIDNTAWANTVLASNTITYAVIIYTGSQTRASLSTSASRSKIGLLELEINNLTKILCVLTVTLSIILVGLERFQPTNDKKWYVAIMIYLILFSTIIPMSLRVNLDMAKSIYGRFIERDKDIPGTVVRTSTIPEDLGRIEYLLSDKTGTLTQNEMELKKIHVGTVSYANEAMDEVASFIRQAFAFSGNTLITPSTVFGTQAGHATAPRIRREIGSRVRDIILALALCHNVTPTTEEEDGRKVTSYQASSPDEIAIIRYTEEVGLKLAYRDRQNIVLESTDSKQVVVRARILDIFPFTSDSKRMGIIVQFQHDENILESGKDDGEIWFYQKGADTVMTTIVAANDWLDEETNNMAREGLRTLVVGRKRISAQQYQEFSTKHKQASLSFQGRDAGMAKVVSEYLEQNLELSGVTGVEDRLQRDVKSSLELLRNAGVKIWMLTGDKVETARCVAISAKLVSRGQYIHTVTKVTDRSTAQEALDFLRNKTDCCLLIDGESLNLMLGQFRTAFISVAVLLPAVVACRCSPTQKAEIADLIRQCTKKRVCCIGDGGNDVSMIQAADVGIGIVGKEGRQASLAADFSITQFHHITKLLVWHGRNSYKRSAKLAQFIMHRGLIISVCQTMYSIASHFDPKGLFINWLMVGYATVYTNAPVFSLALDRDVDERLANLYPELYKELKTGKSLSYRSFFGWVLISIYQGAVIQGLSQILLDTISGPRLISLSFTALVLNELGMVATSITTWHPVMIFCLIGTLLVYVGSVPFLGDYFDLGYVITLDWLWRVLAVLAVSLVPVWAGKMIKQSWHPPSYRKVRG
- a CDS encoding Ribosomal large subunit biogenesis protein MAK16, putative translates to MSDEIVWQVINQQFCSYKLKTTKDQNFCRNEYNVSGLCNRQSCPLANSRYATVRSDPETGVMYLYMKTVERAHMPSKWWERVRLSSNYAKALEQVDERLIYWPKFLTHKCKQRLTRLTQVSIRMKNIAKEDERLGEKVVPKLAPKVRRREETRERKAESAAKVERAIERELIERLRSGAYGDRPLNVEEGIWKKVLRGLERAGDGERDVDMDDGEELEEEEEGVGEVEYVSDLDEEEDLEDMEDWLGVDSADSSDYDDDESDDYDSEDDEEASEDEKKPKPSAKRKHVAPQSKPRKKGPRIEIEYETEGAGKDQIMA
- a CDS encoding MFS sugar transporter, which encodes MSSYFTSLASSSAISGLGSRLTSLRRAITLGDEGDDPDNEDCSHISNALRAYYIENGRQFPLWLPQDPKGPAPSPSRQIATSQLPSGGYNQGSANSSRSGGLGDLWGDSPSSQGSAPQTASLRRGRGGTAPPLGSANSAPPGALPLSQSHSPAGSGSHSPAGARPLPSQRVGSTQSAQSRPNLDRVGSGGGSAQDRLRARLQGGRSPSPNVDPSARKPIGLSGRR
- a CDS encoding Major facilitator superfamily domain, general substrate transporter, whose protein sequence is MASLKYVEAPTNKHKEDKGAIAFKMDDVVDQKPQDERSEATMDVELQQFGEQLSGLANSRFVMNLFNPIRFTYVLVAFTSMGGVLSGIDQSLINGANLYLPIDPGLSSADNSLVNAGIPLGAIAGALILSPAKDYLGRRMTL